The sequence below is a genomic window from Deltaproteobacteria bacterium.
GATACGGCTCTTTATCCCCTCCCCCATTTTTCTGTATGATGTCAACGAAGATGGAAAGCAGGAGATCGTCATTTGTCAGAACCACTCGAAGGTGGCGCGCATATTCGGAGATCTCCGCTGGTTCGGCAGCGGCAAGGTCCATTTCCTGGAATGGGACGGTGCCGGTCTTCTCACGAACTGGGTGACCCCTAAGACGTCGGGGACAACCGTCGGGTACAAGGTCGCCGATCTGGATGGTGACGGTCTTCTGGAACTCGTCGTGGCCTCCGTCACCAGCGAGAGCTACTTTGTAGGGCTGCCCCAGAGCCGACTTCTTGTGTATGATCTCAAGTAGATGAAGGGACCGTAATGCCGCACCCGGTATCCGGATCCGGCATCCGGCGGGGGTGTAAAATTGTTAATTGTAAATATATGTCATGATGGATCAGAGGGGTTATGAGAGTGAAGAAAGGCGTTTTTACAGCTTTTTGCGGCATTTTAGGAGTTTTTTTAGTGACCTTTGGTTCCGGCGCCCAGGAGGAGACCCCGGGGACAGCGTCGGTCTCCTTCCCTGAACCCGCCTATACCTTCGACGCTGTATTTGAAGGGACGTCTGTTTCGCATGAGTTTGTCATCCGGAACAAAGGGACAGCGATTCTCGAGGTCAAACGGGTTGAGGGAGGGTGAGGGTGCGTCGTTGCCTCCTTCACGAGGGAGATCCCGCCGGACGGCGAGGGAAAAATTTCTGTAAAGGTGAATACGAGCGGTTATGGCGCAAGGACCCTGAAGAAGACGATCTCGGTGTATACCAACGATCACCAGCATCCGGTCTCGGGCCTCACAGTGACGGGCGAGGTCAAGAGGTTGGCAATTGTTACCCCGTCAAGGGTCGCACTGAACGGCGAGGTCGGAGAGAACCTGAGGATTGCGGTGAAGATCTCACCCGTCTCAAAGGGACTGTTTGAGAGCATCGCGGCAAAGGCGGATCGGGGAGAGCACATCCGTCTCACCCTGACCGAAGAAAAGGGAACAACCGGGGACAAGATCTATACCCTGGTGGTGGAAAATACGAAGATAACAGCGGGACAATTCCATGACATCATCCGTCTCCGAACCACAGACAAGATCCAGAAGGAAATCCTGATACCGGTTTCGGGAAATATCCGGCCCCTCCAGATTGCCGCTGTTCAGCCTCGCCACCTGGTACTTAACGGACCTGCCGGGAAATCGATCAAGGGGGTGGTCACCATTGTTCCCCGGGACGGCTATCCCTTTTCCATCATCGAGACCAAGGCCCACAGCGGAACATTTATCAAGTGGGATCTTCAGGAATCCGTAAACTCCGGGAAAAAGATCTATACGCTTACGGTCGAAAATCTGAAAACCGAAAAGGGGCGGTATTACGACGGCATTTTCTTAAAGACGGATCGTAAAGACCTGCCGGAAATACGGATCAGCGTATCTGGCCGTATCACAGATTAGCGGAATCGATGGAAACCCCAGGGTCCGATGATATACGGGACCGGCCATTCCTGGCGCATGCCGACATCCTGCAACTGAATTTTATCCGGAGTCCGGGCAAATATGTCTTCAGGCGACATTATCGTGCAGGGCTTCGTTCCCATCTCATGGAGGTCCTGGATCCGGAGGATGTGACCCGGGAAAGCCGCGGGGTGCTGGCGGACGGGTTGTATCTGTTTCCCAGGGCGGTCCCCCTCAAGATGCTTCGGATCTTCAGGAGGAGGTTCAACGGCCTGACAGAGGCGAGGGAAGAGATCCGGCGGGTCAAGATCGTCGAGGCCTCCCTCGCCCCGGACCATATCGCCCGGCCATCGGAATTTCTGGTGGACTATTCGGGGCCGGAGAAATGGGAGATCCTCCTTGCCGGGCTTCAGGAGTACGTTGCAGGAGAGGTGCTGGAGCCGTGGGGCGATCTGGGGAAAGGCCTCCTCAGCGGACTTTTGGACCGCATGCGCACGAATCACGGACCGGACCCGACCCGTGAAAGGGAGCACTGGGTCGAGGAGGTGCGGACCAGGGCCGGGGGCTTTGTTTCAAGGGTGAGACACCTGATTGTGGAACACCGGCTGATTCCGGATCTTGCGGGTGTCGGGAACCTTCTCCTCACCAAGACCGGGGACATCAAGCTCGTGGACATCAACAATATCTCCGATGTTTCCCCCGGCCCGAGTGTGGCCCTCGATGACCGGGGCTATCCGGTGTGCGATAAATCCATGGCCGTCCTGTTTCATTTGGAGGAAAAACTTACCAGCAGATCCCCCCGGAGGGATGACCCGGTATACGGTCCCTTCCTGGATCCCCGAAGAATCCAGAAAGTAAAGGCCCTTGAAAAAAGATTCCACCTGTCAACCGGGCCTTCAAGCCCCTGCCCCGGTCAGTGTGACCATGATCCATAATCCGCTTGTCCCTCATTGGCCACAAAAGATGGCGCCCGGCTGCCTGGCGGACACCGATGGTGATCATCCCCTCAAAAATAAGAACGGTAATTCAACGGGAGGCCCGACATAAATGAAATGGTTGAAAAGATTGCTGGTGGCAGGCGTTGTGCTGGGCATGGGGGTTGGGCTTGCTTTCTATTTGCTTCCCCGTTTCAACGATTATCAGACAGACGGAGAACGGGTCTTGAGCGGTCTTGAAAAGGACGTGATGGTCAAGCGGGATGAGAAGGGAATGGCCTTCATCTATGCCCGGGATCTTCCCGACGCCACCATGGGGCAGGGGTTTGTCACGGCCCAGGACCGGCTGTTTCAGATGCAGCTCACGCGACTGCTGGCCCATGGCCGCATCAGCGAACTGGCAGGGGCCTCCGCCCGGAACCTGGACATTCGCATGCGAACCATCGGCCTGGGGCGCATCGCCCGGAAACAGGCCGGGATTCTGGATGACGATACCCGGGCCTATTTTCAGAGCTATGTGGACGGGGTGAATGCCTTTATTCAAAACTGTCCCGAAGATGTGCCGATGGAGTTCACCCTGTCCGGTATCTCTCCCGAACTTTGGACGGTGAGCGATTCCCTCTCTGTCCTCTATTATATGGCATATTCCACGTCAGCCAACCTCCAGACCGAAATCACGGCACAGATGCTGTTTGAGGCCGTGGGACCGGAGAAGGGGGTGGAACTCCTCCCCATCAATATCAATCCGGACAGCCCGGGGGACACGGGGGAGACCCGGATTCCCGATCTTCCCCAAAACGCCTTCAACATCCGATTGAAATGCCGCTCCCTTCAGGCCTTGACCGCCCCCCTGCCACTTTGCATCGGGAGCAACAACTGGGTAACCGGTCCGGATATGTCTGCAGGCGGCCGGCCCATTCTGTCGGGCGACCCCCATCTGGATGCCAGGATCCTCCCGGGCGTATGGTATCCTGTAGGTATCGTCACCCCGAACATCCGGGCCGTGGGCGCCACCATTCCCGGTCTTCCCGGCATGGCCATCGGCCGGACCGATCACGTTGCCATTGCCATGACCAACAATTACGGGGACATGCAGGACCTTTACGTGGAGACCGTGGATCCCGCATCCCCGGACCGGTATCTGGAAGGGAGCGCGTCCGAACCTTTTCAGGTTATCGAGGAAACCCTTCGGATCAAAGACAAAAAGGCCCCCCAAGGGTTTCGCGAGGAGAAAATACGCATTCGAATGACGAAACGGGGGCCTGTGGTGTCCGACGTCTTTCCGGATCTCAAGACCGACCGGGTGGTCACCCTTAGATGGGCCCCGGCCGAATCCATGCTCTCCACCATCGGTCTGTCTTCCATTCTCACGGCACAATCGACCGAGGAGATCCACGAGGCATTGAAACAGCTTCCCATGCTCTGCCTGAACTGGGTCTTTGCCGACAAGAACGGCCATATCGGCCATCGGGCGTCGGGCAGGATCCCGGTGCGGGGGCCTGGGCAGGGGACCCTTCCCCATGTGGTA
It includes:
- a CDS encoding penicillin acylase family protein, which codes for MKWLKRLLVAGVVLGMGVGLAFYLLPRFNDYQTDGERVLSGLEKDVMVKRDEKGMAFIYARDLPDATMGQGFVTAQDRLFQMQLTRLLAHGRISELAGASARNLDIRMRTIGLGRIARKQAGILDDDTRAYFQSYVDGVNAFIQNCPEDVPMEFTLSGISPELWTVSDSLSVLYYMAYSTSANLQTEITAQMLFEAVGPEKGVELLPININPDSPGDTGETRIPDLPQNAFNIRLKCRSLQALTAPLPLCIGSNNWVTGPDMSAGGRPILSGDPHLDARILPGVWYPVGIVTPNIRAVGATIPGLPGMAIGRTDHVAIAMTNNYGDMQDLYVETVDPASPDRYLEGSASEPFQVIEETLRIKDKKAPQGFREEKIRIRMTKRGPVVSDVFPDLKTDRVVTLRWAPAESMLSTIGLSSILTAQSTEEIHEALKQLPMLCLNWVFADKNGHIGHRASGRIPVRGPGQGTLPHVVKDGEDNWKGWIPQSLMPHADDPEKGWLGTCNHKTVPHDYPYYYSSYFSPSYRYRRLKELMADPGKRTVDDHWQYQRDVKNLMARAVAPIMAKGLQAHEDTREMGDILARWNFMDRPDLAAPTIFQATYINFARRVFEDELGPETVMTLLNNWYFWEERLERMVLEGSSPWFDDQRTSDRVETAGDLFHTAGQMTRSQLTPELGKDPEDWLWGRIHTLELVSPLRRKGPGKGLLGSGPMAAGGSGETLNRGWYDLEAPFGVTHSASLRMVADLSQDEKVAAVLPGGVTGRQFNPHQKDQVGAFMNGDKLYWWFSDAAIDDHTRSTLHLKAEKR
- a CDS encoding DUF1573 domain-containing protein, yielding MTFGSGAQEETPGTASVSFPEPAYTFDAVFEGTSVSHEFVIRNKGTAILEVKRVEGG